The Colias croceus chromosome 22, ilColCroc2.1 DNA window gtgaaaattaaacggttgattaaatgacagttctcatagatgagaaactactattgaaatacatacttaatatacatgcgttttcaaagaaaaacccgcatagttcccattcctgttggatttacgggatcaaaagtaatttttccaaatttcattgtaatcggtttagtagtattcgcgtgaaagagtaacaaacatccatcctcacaaactttcgctttattagtaggatgttaggaaaatgttttcattaagactgtccttttattaacttattaaaatgctgcatgattccttcatgctgactgtgcctttctcctcactcctttaactttatcatcatttccttctttattttaaattacatttcaagttttaaaatttcttttataatgtactaacttttcgcccgcgtttttaaagaaaatcctgcacagttcccgttcacgtgggatttccgggataaaacctaacctttgtgtgtatgtacaaaatttcattgtaatcggttccgcagtgaaagagtaacatccaTTCTcgcataatttcgcatttattatatacgtaggattaaacaaataatgtattcaactgaaattaattataagttttgtttttttttttatttattatttcacgaaaccgtaaatgcaaaatacattcacgattttatcgattgaagcacatccatcactatcaccttctatctatctaaatacgtacctatagtaaaaatggtgccatgactatgttgaaacgtagcttgttgtctatagctgtctcattctttcatacgacgttttcattagatagagagaaacaaatatatgtaaattgtatacgctcgatacaagtactctataggtttattgctctgagcatggcaccatttttactaaTACTTAATCTGTGGTTGCCCCAGCGTAGCTAAGCGATCGAGACGTGTGACAATTTTTGGCGCGAAATGACTTCGCGACGACGATTTCGTCTGGATTCGGAAAGAGAAACTAGACATATTATTGACATTTTGCAAAATGATGAGGATTCGGATATTGAGGAGAACACCACGATAATAGAAACTGAACGTAAGCTATTGATTtacttgtatttttgtaagatCGTAATTGCTTTTGGTTTtgaataagtacctacatgttttgtttttcagAGGCAATAGACGAGTTTAGAGGTCGCAGTCGTGTTCGTTCGTCAGTGCGTTCGCGTTCAAGCCGCGGCAGAGGTACAGTACAAAATATCCAACAAATTGATGAAGCCAATGGATGGTCATATAAACCAGTAGAAAATCTACCTGAAAATCCTGCCTTTCAGGATCTATGTATGGTTATGCCTCCATTTGATGAACATTCAACGGAATTTGACTGTTTTTCAGTCTTTTTCCCAGACTCTTTTTGGAAACTTCTCAAAGAAGAAACCAATCGCTATGCAAGTCAAATGAAGGCAACGCAAGCTAGACAGGGTGTGTTAAAGCCAGGATCCATGTTGCATAATTGGAAACCTGTTACATTGCGTGAAATAAAGAACTTTTTGGCCATCGTAATCCATATGACGCTTGTTGAGAAAGAAAGTTTCTATTCATATTGGTCCACTAGAGAGATTATACAAACTCCATTCCCAAAAAAAATCATGACTAGATCTCGTTTTAGAGCCATATACAGTTGTCTTCATTTGAATGACAACTCAAAATATATACCACGAGGCCAGGAAGGATATGACGCTTTTTTTAAACTGCGACCATATTTTGAGAAGCTTTCGAATTTGTGTCAGATGACCTTTTCTCCCGATGAAGAACTAACTATCGATGAAGGAACATGTAAAGGACATTTTCGGGTGTATAACAAAGATAAGCCCGACAAATACGGCATGAAAATCTATATGCTTTGCGATGCTAAAACCGGCTATATATTGAAGATGGTTCCATTCGTTGGCGACTCAAAGACTACACAGAGCATAATTATGGAATTGTGCGAACCATACATTGGAAAATGGCACACCATTTACATGGACCGTTTTTTTACCAGCCCAACTACTATTGACTTGCTTTGGCAAAAACAAACCCGTGCTGTTGGAACAGTTATGGCCAATCGGCGTGGTTTGCCTAGAACATGGCTTCAACAGTCTTTAGAGGTCAATGAAATGGTCTTCTGTCATCGTGGTAATCTGACCGCTTGTAAGTGGAAGGATAAGCGGGACGTGCTGATGCTCACAACAAAACACGCCGCTACTTGGACGGAGGTAACAGCTAAACGCAAAGGAGTTGGAGTCGTCAAAAAACAGAAGCCTGATTGCATCATCGATTACAATCACAACAAAATTGGCGTGGATCTCAACGATCAGTATGTTTCATACTATTctttaaatagaaaaacaaTGAAATGGTGGAAGAAGATGTTTTTTAATCTGGTTGCGAGGGCTTTAGTCAATGCTTACGTAATCTATAACAAAAGTAGCAACAACACGGGTCGTAAATTGCGATTTTCGCAGTTTTTGATGACTTGTGGTGAAGAACTGGTGCAGCATGCATCCTTAGATGATGCAGGCCCATCTCGTGGTCCACATCATACTGGTATGACCTCCAGATTAACAGGCAGACACTTCATGGAAAGGATACCGGCGACAGGATCGAAAACGAAAGTAGCAAGAGTTTGCAAAGTCTGCGCTGACACTACAAAGAAGGAAACGGGTAAGCGAGGTCGCAAGGAAACAGTTTTTTACTGCCCAGATTGCAACGTGCCCTTGTGTTATGACCCGTGCTTCAAAAAATACCACACCAAGAAAGACTACACGTCATAAAATTCGAAAAATGTTGATgttagagtttttttttttttgaaaacgtGCCTCATTCTAagttgattttataataaaaaaaaatacaataacacatgtttttattattttatataataatataaaatatcttcaatacaatgtaaaaaaaatcatggcCGCAACAATTAGCATAAAATAAGCGCCACGTACGTCGGACGTGATCCGCTGTCAAAGTGTTAATGCTTGTTgtaacttattaaatataactttCCAAGAACCTCCTCTCGACAACGCTACCACGCGGTAAAACGAAAAACGCCGGCGTTCCAGCCTTCAACAAGAAATATTTAGATACTAATAAATCACCAAGGTTCTTCCTTGCATCAACTACATGCGGCATTTTATCGGAACCCTCGAAATAAACATTAACGctactaattttatatttattatcttcgTCCCATGGCGCTGGGAATAGCTGTTCTAGTTGACTTGCTAATGGTACATTTTCCGGACAACCTTTGATAAAATCAGTCATCTGATATTCAGGGTATAATAACAATACTGGCCACTTTAATATCCCATCTTCGATATGAACTATAGCATCATGAGCTCCAGGCAAAGTAGGTTCTAGTTTAGACAAGTCAATATCATCTTCGTCTTCACAGTTAGATAATTTAATTCCTCTTTCAATAATCGCTTTGATAATAGCATCTTTTTGCTCTTTATTCTTCTTACTTGTTCTCTCTTTTTTCCTTTCATCTCTTTCCTTTAacattttcttctttttagCCATATTCAAAAGGTTTAACGCATCTATATCGGACgatttttctaataatttctCACAATGTTCAATGCATTTTTCATACATTCCTATTTCCATGGCTGATTTAGCAGCCCTCAATCTAGCTTTATCATGATTACTGTTAAATGTAAGAGCTTTTTCACTGTCAAATAAAGCAGATCTGTAGTTTTTTAAATGCCAATGTGATGCTGCCCTATTGTTATATAGACTTGCATTTATTTCTGGGTCGTCacttcttatttttataccttCTGTGTATCTATGAACAAAACATACACATTATAGTCACATGTACtgaattaataacaataatttaaatcttaaGAAATATAGGCttataattgatattttagtaaatattatttcaatataacttATAATAGCGATAACCTCTACCAGTGCAagtctttaaataaaaagctaaGGTCTTTTAAACTTGTATAGGTATTAGATACTTACCCTAATATAGCCAGCCTGTAGTTCTTatgtttgaaattaaaattgccATCTTCCTTATAATTAGTGGCCAGCTCCAAGGGTGTATTTTCATCAGGATCATATTTGAGCTTTGCCAGACCTTCAGCTAATGGTGACAATTCATCACCACTCGGCGCTGTCTTCATGAAGAAGGGATGTTTGTCCATCTCTTCctataacatttattcaaaaatataaaatataacaaacattaattctaaatcaatgaaacaataaacattGATTTGACTAGTTCTTATAACTGTAGCTCTTTTAGCTTGTTAAGTAACAGACAAGaacttatattttgtaaagaataacataatatttactgaAGGAAACATTTCCTCACAAAAaactggaccgatttgaaatAGGTATTCGTTGACAAGCAAACAGCTATTCCTGAGTAAcatgattaattattgttttaccCCGGGATAATCCGGGCGAAGGGTTAAGcgacaattttatatattacctCCCACCGATCTTCGGGCCATCCTTCTGTGTATCTTTTCTTCTCTAAACTATCAATAAATTCGTCCAACTCCCTGTCTAATTTCTGACACAAAGCCACTCTCTCCTCTTCCGTCATGGGTTTCTTATTAGCACTATCTTGTTCGGccattgtaatattttataaaactattcaataatgtataattaaatgaccaatattttcataaattttattctattgcAGCAGACCTGCAGCAGCATGTTTTTAAATCTTTGACATTGACATTTAGAGATCTGACACTATTCAACGTCAAAAACATTATGGTGGCTTGTGGTTATACACGCTATCGGTTGCATGATGGAAGCTTAGAtcattacttaatgatctaaggaTGGAAGGATGGAACGACCTTACAAGcattagtttatattttcaacTAAATCTAAAAGTCTTAAAACACCGATGCTTTTCCACCTATCTTATCTTATGAAAAAGATCAACAAACTCAATTTTTCTATTAAtcctgtataatataaaattcgcAGATGGTCACaaggtacatatcaagagaaattaaaattggaaagtgaaaatacatttaacacaatcataataaatttaatagtaccatttaacaaatacatttgttatattaaatttaacagcatttTAATGCTATCAACAGACGAAAATAAGGTAGAATAAAGAACTGAAACATTCCTTCATAGTTTATCCTGactaacataaaataaaattatattctgtCGTCGTTTAACTAATATAAAGTACCATCGTTCCACTTCTTAATATATTCAGCCTTTCTGCACTCCCGTCTGGCAAAATAATCTGGATACTGTGCTTTTTCTAGCGGATGCCAATAATCCAAAATCCAGTCTGGAGGTGTAACAACACGACTATAAGCAACGCCACCAGCTAGCCCAATCGATCTTGGaactaaaagaaaaaaagaagaGATAAAATCAAGCGTCTCACAACTTAACTATTTAACGGAGGTACATAATGGCATTAGTCACACTACAAatgctaaatttaaaatccTTACATTTTTGCGGTGGAAAAGGATATTTCTTTGCAAAAACTTCATTCTGTCCAACACGCAGCAGGAGTCGTTGTTCTTTAGGATCAGTGACGCATTTATTATCGTCAAATTGTTTTCTTAGCAAAACTTGGTGATATCGTATTATGAACCTGAAATG harbors:
- the LOC123701827 gene encoding piggyBac transposable element-derived protein 4-like; this translates as MTSRRRFRLDSERETRHIIDILQNDEDSDIEENTTIIETEQAIDEFRGRSRVRSSVRSRSSRGRGTVQNIQQIDEANGWSYKPVENLPENPAFQDLCMVMPPFDEHSTEFDCFSVFFPDSFWKLLKEETNRYASQMKATQARQGVLKPGSMLHNWKPVTLREIKNFLAIVIHMTLVEKESFYSYWSTREIIQTPFPKKIMTRSRFRAIYSCLHLNDNSKYIPRGQEGYDAFFKLRPYFEKLSNLCQMTFSPDEELTIDEGTCKGHFRVYNKDKPDKYGMKIYMLCDAKTGYILKMVPFVGDSKTTQSIIMELCEPYIGKWHTIYMDRFFTSPTTIDLLWQKQTRAVGTVMANRRGLPRTWLQQSLEVNEMVFCHRGNLTACKWKDKRDVLMLTTKHAATWTEVTAKRKGVGVVKKQKPDCIIDYNHNKIGVDLNDQYVSYYSLNRKTMKWWKKMFFNLVARALVNAYVIYNKSSNNTGRKLRFSQFLMTCGEELVQHASLDDAGPSRGPHHTGMTSRLTGRHFMERIPATGSKTKVARVCKVCADTTKKETGKRGRKETVFYCPDCNVPLCYDPCFKKYHTKKDYTS
- the LOC123701835 gene encoding DNA polymerase interacting tetratricopeptide repeat-containing, protein of 47 kDa — its product is MAEQDSANKKPMTEEERVALCQKLDRELDEFIDSLEKKRYTEGWPEDRWEEEMDKHPFFMKTAPSGDELSPLAEGLAKLKYDPDENTPLELATNYKEDGNFNFKHKNYRLAILGYTEGIKIRSDDPEINASLYNNRAASHWHLKNYRSALFDSEKALTFNSNHDKARLRAAKSAMEIGMYEKCIEHCEKLLEKSSDIDALNLLNMAKKKKMLKERDERKKERTSKKNKEQKDAIIKAIIERGIKLSNCEDEDDIDLSKLEPTLPGAHDAIVHIEDGILKWPVLLLYPEYQMTDFIKGCPENVPLASQLEQLFPAPWDEDNKYKISSVNVYFEGSDKMPHVVDARKNLGDLLVSKYFLLKAGTPAFFVLPRGSVVERRFLESYI
- the LOC123701845 gene encoding NADH dehydrogenase [ubiquinone] 1 beta subcomplex subunit 9-like; the encoded protein is MIFAPELRTHSQKVCTLYKTACRLIESYYVARFIIRYHQVLLRKQFDDNKCVTDPKEQRLLLRVGQNEVFAKKYPFPPQKFPRSIGLAGGVAYSRVVTPPDWILDYWHPLEKAQYPDYFARRECRKAEYIKKWNDGTLY